Proteins from a genomic interval of Lolium perenne isolate Kyuss_39 chromosome 1, Kyuss_2.0, whole genome shotgun sequence:
- the LOC127292384 gene encoding uncharacterized protein gives MTESRGQGSNLLLGGAVGEVAPESTTRSPPRLPSDPGSPAASSPRRSMEEMSESDSGSARGTKRKRVTEPRDGDSAGSGSDSSGSPFRRPKAPLMPICTEEDGTVLYGFTDDQDVMDKYHDDMQKYIKKRDRHKRMLTLAPSSVTERRTVKETESVLKCAESILSLSAYLDGKMINQCTGIVVEVDAFRNSAIILTSAWLFCTKKPLDDWTKKEYATEAKVNVHMLDESTLECRLMFFSKHYEIAFFEISGDISLKTMSLERNVELGQDVFLLARDTNLNLIYKRDKVQLVDPCEHQQNHYQFLNGPIPQCGTGGGVLDAGGKIVGMLFYKLPLVAFIPSSLILKCSTMWQHFRQLARPQLGLKLRTLAFLDIPRIELMSRKFSISSGLIVGEISAKCDAEKLGIRAGDIIFSCQKERVSSIVQLEHVLLGVAEEHLEKSNDLSSKVEVEIGVFHVRKRIQRFITLRVELSDHLEVFHSDDEDAKAEGNTGEEGPAAAPCEAKP, from the exons ATGACGGAATCGAGGGGGCAAGGGTCCAATCTACTCTTGGGAGGAGCTGTCGGCGAAGTTGCTCCGGAGAGCACTACCAGGTCACCTCCGCGGCTGCCGTCCGACCCAGGGTCGCCAGCGGCTTCGTCACCGCGTCGGAGCATGGAGGAAATGTCTGAATCGGACTCTGGGTCGGCAAGggggacgaagaggaagagggtcACCGAGCCTAGGGATGGGGATTCGGCGGGCTCTGGTTCCGACTCCTCTGGCTCTCCGTTCCGCAGGCCCAAGGCTCCCCTGATGCCCATCTGCACGGAGGAGGATGGCACCGTGCTCTACGGCTTCACTGACGACCAAGACGTCATGGACAAATACCATGATGATATGCAGAAATACATCAAGAAAAGGG ATCGTCATAAGCGGATGTTAACACTTGCACCGTCCAGTGTCACCGAGCGCCGCACTGTCAAGGAGACAGAGTCTGTTCTAAAGTGTGCTGAATCGATTCTAAGCCTTTCAGCCTACCTGG ATGGCAAGATGATAAACCAGTGCACAGGGATTGTCGTTGAGGTAGATGCATTTAGGAACTCCGCTATCATTCTCACCTCAGCATGGCTTTTCTGCACCAAGAAACCTTTGGATGATTGGACAAAAAAGGAGTACGCTACTGAGGCAAAG GTTAATGTTCATATGTTGGATGAATCAACTTTAGAGTGTCGTTTGATGTTCTTCAGCAAGCACTATGAAATAGCCTTCTTTGAGATTAGTGGGGAtatttcattgaagactatgtcaTTGGAACGTAATGTGGAGTTAGGCCAGGATGTATTTCTATTGGCTAGAGATACAAATTTGAATCTGATTTATAAGCGAGACAAGGTGCAACTTGTAGATCCTTGTGAACATCAGCAAAATCACTATCAATTCCTCAACGGTCCAATTCCTCAG TGTGGGACTGGAGGTGGTGTGCTGGATGCTGGTGGAAAAATTGTAGGGATGCTATTCTACAAATTGCCTCTTGTTGCCTTCATTCCAAGCTCTCTTATTCTTAAATGTTCAACCATGTGGCAACATTTTAG GCAACTTGCTCGACCCCAGCTTGGCTTGAAGCTAAGGACATTAGCATTTCTAGATATTCCCCGTATTGAGTTGATGTCACGTAAATTCAGTATTTCCTCTGGTCTCATTGTTGGAGAG ATTTCAGCGAAATGTGATGCTGAGAAGCTTGGCATTAGGGCAGGGGATATTATCTTTTCATGCCAAAAAGAGCGTGTTTCAAGTATTGTTCAG CTGGAACATGTGTTGTTGGGTGTTGCTGAGGAGCATCTTGAGAAAAGCAATGATCTCAGCTCTAAAGTTGAGGTTGAG ATCGGTGTATTTCATGTGCGCAAACGTATACAGAGATTCATCACATTAAGAGTAGAGTTGTCAGATCATCTTGAAGTATTTCACTCAG